The proteins below come from a single Burkholderiales bacterium genomic window:
- a CDS encoding LysR family transcriptional regulator, producing the protein MEQTPHISLEQWRALLAVVDSGSYAKAAEALHKSQSSVTYAVQKLESLLGVKAFEIEGRKAILTPTGALLYRRARTLVDEASGLERAARKLSAGWEAEIGLAVEIVFPTWLLLECLHRFGKESPHTRIEVIESVLGGTPEALLQGQVDLAITGRVPQGFLGDPLMRLRFVLVAHPEHPLHQLGRPVTMQDLRAQRQLVVRESGTQRATPPTIEATQRWTLSHMATSMAAARAGYGYAWFPEEKIRAELAEGTLKPLPLCEGGERYVQLYLVFADRDAAGAGALRLAQIIRDAVAAASR; encoded by the coding sequence ATGGAACAGACTCCCCACATCAGTTTGGAGCAGTGGCGGGCTTTGCTTGCCGTGGTGGATTCCGGCAGCTACGCGAAGGCGGCGGAGGCGCTCCACAAAAGCCAGTCCTCTGTGACTTACGCGGTGCAGAAGCTCGAATCGCTGCTCGGCGTAAAGGCGTTCGAGATCGAGGGACGCAAGGCGATTCTCACGCCGACCGGCGCGTTGCTCTACCGCCGCGCGCGTACTTTGGTCGACGAGGCGAGCGGACTTGAACGCGCCGCGCGCAAACTCTCCGCGGGCTGGGAGGCGGAGATCGGCCTCGCGGTAGAGATTGTCTTCCCGACCTGGCTGCTGCTCGAATGCCTGCACCGGTTTGGCAAGGAGAGCCCGCACACCCGCATCGAAGTCATCGAGTCGGTGCTCGGCGGCACGCCTGAGGCGCTGTTGCAGGGGCAGGTCGATCTTGCGATCACGGGAAGGGTCCCGCAGGGCTTTCTGGGCGATCCATTGATGCGTCTGCGCTTCGTGCTCGTCGCGCACCCCGAACATCCGCTGCACCAACTCGGCCGCCCGGTCACCATGCAGGACCTGCGCGCGCAACGCCAGCTTGTGGTGCGCGAGTCTGGAACGCAGCGCGCGACCCCGCCAACAATCGAGGCGACGCAGCGCTGGACCCTCAGTCATATGGCGACTTCGATGGCGGCGGCGCGCGCCGGCTACGGATACGCGTGGTTCCCGGAAGAGAAGATACGCGCCGAGTTGGCCGAGGGGACGCTGAAGCCGCTTCCGCTATGCGAGGGCGGCGAGCGCTATGTCCAGCTCTATCTGGTGTTCGCGGATCGCGACGCAGCGGGCGCCGGCGCGCTCCGTCTTGCGCAAATCATTCGCGACGCGGTCGCGGCAGCTTCACGCTGA
- the wrbA gene encoding NAD(P)H:quinone oxidoreductase, with translation MTKILVLYYSAYGHIENMAGAIAEGVREAGAEVVMKRVAELVPEEVARKSGYKLDQAAPLATVNELPDYDAIIFGTPTRYGNMTAQMKNFLDQTGGLWMADKLVGKVASVFTSTGSQHGGQESTILTFHPVLFHLGMIVVGLPYSFKGQMREDEITGGTPYGASTLAGHGERQPSANELDGARFQGRHVASIAARLKD, from the coding sequence ATGACGAAAATCCTAGTGCTGTATTACTCGGCGTACGGCCACATCGAGAACATGGCGGGAGCGATCGCCGAAGGTGTCCGTGAGGCCGGCGCCGAGGTCGTGATGAAACGGGTGGCGGAACTCGTCCCGGAAGAAGTCGCGCGGAAATCAGGATACAAGCTCGACCAGGCGGCGCCGCTGGCGACCGTAAATGAACTGCCCGACTATGACGCAATCATTTTCGGGACGCCGACCCGCTACGGCAATATGACCGCGCAGATGAAAAACTTCCTCGACCAGACTGGCGGGTTGTGGATGGCGGACAAGCTGGTCGGAAAAGTCGCGTCCGTCTTCACTTCGACCGGAAGCCAGCACGGCGGCCAGGAGTCGACGATTCTCACCTTCCATCCGGTGTTGTTCCATCTCGGCATGATCGTCGTCGGACTGCCCTACAGCTTCAAGGGCCAGATGCGTGAGGACGAGATTACCGGCGGCACGCCGTACGGTGCTTCGACCCTGGCCGGCCACGGCGAGCGGCAGCCGAGCGCGAATGAGCTCGACGGCGCCCGGTTTCAGGGGCGGCACGTCGCGAGCATCGCGGCCAGGCTCAAAGACTGA